Proteins co-encoded in one uncultured Fibrobacter sp. genomic window:
- a CDS encoding iron ABC transporter permease, which produces MNGGRNTFRILFGFALLILLAGIFGYLTLFSGTVGLSWSDAFLFDDSVASRVFWDIRVPRLVAAVLSGISLSIAGLSLQTLFRNPLAGPFVLGISSGASLGVALSLLAGFSFGRLGVLSAAAIGALVVTALVMSVASHFRNSTVLLIVGLLIGYFIDALVSLLIVQGDAESLKVYVSWGMGSFGRLTFDGIWLFVVTVAVGVALIAVSMRYLNAVRMGEDFAAGLGVNVRLDRKLVLLGASLLAASSTAFCGPVAFVGIAVPHLAFMLFKTGNHRVLLSGSALCGVVLCLLAGFFSSVPLNAVLSLVGVPVVLSVIVRGRGVRE; this is translated from the coding sequence GTGAACGGGGGACGGAACACGTTTCGAATCCTCTTCGGATTTGCCCTGCTTATCCTGCTTGCAGGAATCTTTGGCTATTTGACACTATTTTCGGGAACGGTCGGGCTGTCGTGGTCCGACGCGTTTTTGTTTGACGATTCGGTGGCGAGTCGCGTGTTTTGGGATATCCGGGTTCCCCGACTGGTGGCGGCAGTCCTCTCCGGGATTTCGCTTTCGATAGCAGGCCTTTCGCTGCAGACCTTGTTCCGAAATCCGTTGGCAGGGCCTTTTGTGCTTGGCATTAGCAGCGGGGCAAGCCTAGGGGTGGCGCTCTCCTTGCTCGCGGGGTTTAGCTTTGGGCGCCTGGGCGTCCTTTCGGCGGCTGCCATCGGGGCGCTCGTTGTGACGGCGCTCGTGATGTCGGTGGCGAGTCACTTTCGTAATTCGACGGTGCTTTTGATTGTGGGACTTCTGATAGGCTACTTTATCGATGCGCTGGTGAGTCTTTTGATTGTCCAGGGGGATGCAGAATCGCTCAAGGTTTACGTGTCGTGGGGAATGGGGAGCTTTGGCCGGTTGACCTTCGACGGAATTTGGCTTTTTGTGGTTACGGTTGCCGTGGGGGTGGCGCTGATTGCGGTGTCGATGCGTTACCTGAATGCCGTTCGGATGGGCGAAGATTTTGCGGCGGGCTTGGGCGTGAACGTGCGCCTGGACCGAAAACTGGTGCTGCTCGGGGCGTCTCTTTTGGCGGCGTCTTCGACGGCCTTTTGTGGACCGGTGGCGTTTGTGGGAATCGCTGTTCCGCACCTTGCTTTTATGTTGTTCAAAACGGGAAACCACCGGGTGCTTTTGTCGGGGTCCGCTTTGTGTGGCGTCGTGCTTTGTTTGCTTGCGGGTTTCTTTTCTTCGGTTCCCTTGAATGCGGTGCTTAGTCTGGTGGGTGTCCCTGTGGTGCTTTCGGTCATTGTACGTGGGCGGGGGGTGCGCGAATGA